One genomic window of Mus pahari chromosome 23, PAHARI_EIJ_v1.1, whole genome shotgun sequence includes the following:
- the LOC110313078 gene encoding hydroxycarboxylic acid receptor 2 yields MSKPDHFLVINGKNCCVFRDGNIAKVLPPVLGLEFVFGLLGNGLALWIFCFHLKSWKSSRIFLFNLAVADFLLIICLPFLTDNYVQNWDWRFGSIACRVMLFMLAMNRQGSIIFLTVVAVDRYFRVVHPHHFLNKISNRTAAIISCFLWGITIGLTVHLLYTNMMTKNGNANLCSSFSICYNFRWHDAMFLLEFFLPLAIILYCSGRIIWSLRQRQMDRHAKIKRAINFIMVVAIVFIICFLPSVAVRIRIFWLLYKYNVRSCDIYSSVDLAFFTTLSFTYMNSMLDPVVYYFSSPSFPNFFSTCINRCLRKRTLGEPDNNRSTSVELTGDPSTNRSIPGALMADPSEPGSPPYLASTSR; encoded by the coding sequence ATGAGCAAGCCGGACCATTTTCTAGTGATAAACGGCAAGAACTGCTGTGTGTTCCGAGATGGAAACATCGCCAAGGTCTTGCCGCCGGTGTTggggctggaatttgtgttcgGACTCCTGGGCAATGGCCTTGCCTTGTGGATTTTCTGTTTCCACCTCAAATCCTGGAAATCCAGCCGGATTTTCTTGTTCAACTTGGCCGTGGCTGACTTTCTCCTGAtcatctgcctgcctttcctgaCGGACAACTATGTCCAAAACTGGGACTGGAGGTTCGGAAGCATCGCCTGCCGTGTGATGCTCTTCATGTTGGCCATGAACCGACAGGGCAGCATCATATTCCTCACCGTGGTGGCTGTGGACCGCTACTTCCGGGTGGTCCATCCGCACCACTTCCTGAACAAGATTTCCAACCGGACGGCGGCCATCATCTCTTGCTTCTTGTGGGGTATAACCATTGGCCTGACAGTCCACCTCCTCTATACTAACATGATGACCAAAAATGGCAATGCAAATCTGTGTAGCAGCTTCAGCATCTGTTACAACTTCAGGTGGCATGATGCCATGTTCCTCTTGGAATTCTTCTTGCCCCTGGCCATCATCCTATACTGCTCAGGGAGGATCATCTGGAGCCTgcggcagagacagatggacagacatgcCAAGATCAAAAGGGCCATCAACTTCATCATGGTGGTGGCTATTGTATTCATCATTTGCTTCCTGCCCAGTGTGGCTGTGCGCATCCgcatcttctggcttctctacAAATATAATGTGCGCAGCTGTGACATCTACTCCTCGGTGGACCTGGCTTTCTTCACCACCCTTAGTTTTACCTACATGAACAGCATGCTGGACCCCGTGGTCTATtatttctccagcccatctttCCCCAACTTCTTCTCCACGTGTATTAACCGCTGCCTTCGAAAGAGAACATTGGGTGAACCGGATAATAACCGAAGCACTAGCGTGGAGCTCACGGGGGACCCCAGCACAAACAGAAGTATTCCAGGGGCGCTAATGGCTGACCCTAGTGAGCCAGGCAGCCCCCCTTATCTGGCTTCCACATCTCGTTAA